One Weissella ceti DNA window includes the following coding sequences:
- the rpsU gene encoding 30S ribosomal protein S21 encodes MTMTVVRKNESLDDALRRFKRGVSKDGTLQEYRKREFYVKPSVQRKLKAEAARKRKNKKGR; translated from the coding sequence ATGACTATGACTGTTGTTCGTAAGAATGAGTCACTAGATGATGCACTTCGCCGTTTCAAGCGTGGAGTTTCAAAGGATGGTACTCTTCAAGAATACCGTAAGCGTGAGTTCTACGTTAAGCCATCAGTTCAACGTAAGTTGAAGGCTGAAGCTGCTCGTAAGCGCAAGAACAAGAAGGGACGTTAA
- a CDS encoding GatB/YqeY domain-containing protein, with product MSLIETLSADMKTAMKAKDKQTLGVVRMLKSALSNEQIKLGADLTEEQEIAVVSREMKQRVEELEGNQAAGRDDLAEEVQGQMDVLKRYLPEQLSDEEVEAIVVETIAQVGASSKADLGMVMGALMPKVKGKADGKLVNRLVMEKLA from the coding sequence ATGTCATTAATTGAAACACTATCAGCAGATATGAAGACAGCCATGAAGGCTAAGGACAAGCAAACACTTGGTGTTGTGCGTATGTTGAAGTCAGCATTGTCAAACGAACAAATCAAGTTGGGAGCCGACTTGACAGAAGAGCAAGAAATTGCCGTTGTATCACGTGAAATGAAGCAACGTGTTGAAGAACTTGAAGGAAACCAAGCTGCTGGTCGTGATGACTTGGCAGAAGAAGTTCAAGGTCAAATGGACGTTTTGAAGCGTTACTTGCCAGAACAATTGTCAGACGAAGAAGTTGAAGCCATTGTTGTGGAAACAATTGCGCAAGTTGGTGCTTCAAGCAAGGCTGACTTGGGAATGGTCATGGGCGCATTGATGCCTAAGGTTAAGGGGAAGGCCGACGGTAAGTTGGTTAACCGCTTGGTTATGGAAAAGCTTGCCTAA
- the ybeY gene encoding rRNA maturation RNase YbeY, with product MDVAMIDQSTPGLTTEQTALVTDILDFAGKFLELPEDTEMSVTFMHNDEIQRYNREYRDKDRATDVISFAIEDDDEDMPLMFDEDMEADLAKNLGDILVSVDKVAEQAKEYEHSYERELGFLVVHGFLHLNGYDHTLSEADEKEMFGLQTEILDQYGLER from the coding sequence ATGGATGTTGCAATGATCGACCAATCAACCCCTGGGTTGACGACTGAACAAACTGCTTTAGTTACTGATATTTTAGATTTTGCAGGTAAGTTTCTAGAATTACCAGAAGATACTGAAATGTCAGTAACATTTATGCATAATGATGAAATTCAACGTTACAATCGTGAGTACCGTGATAAGGATCGTGCTACGGACGTTATTTCATTTGCCATCGAAGATGATGACGAAGATATGCCGTTGATGTTTGATGAAGACATGGAAGCTGACTTGGCCAAGAATCTTGGTGATATTTTGGTTTCTGTGGACAAGGTTGCGGAACAAGCTAAGGAATACGAACATTCATATGAGCGTGAACTTGGCTTCTTAGTTGTTCATGGTTTCTTGCACTTAAATGGATATGACCATACATTAAGTGAAGCCGATGAAAAGGAAATGTTTGGCCTACAAACAGAAATTCTGGATCAATATGGACTGGAACGCTAA